The following proteins are encoded in a genomic region of Syntrophales bacterium:
- a CDS encoding efflux RND transporter periplasmic adaptor subunit, which produces MKKKLLWAVVLIAILSAGGFAGYKKLYPKPQTQVLETGRVEKGNIRGVLVETGIIKSQVGAVVKIGARATGRLDKMLVKVGDRVKAGQFIAKIDDRETLKAIDQQKAALRVAQSTLAQTKLTYPQKIKEAEANRSYARIAYERQQELLKKEYTTKDALDRAQNQSLAAEAVLQRLKEEFVTQEQIANSTIKEITAQLEQQEIRLSYTRIYSPLAGIVADVTGQEGETIVAGLQVANLVTVLDPTRLEMWTYIDETDVGRAKNGQMVEYTVDTFPDRTFASSIERINPQPVVKDNIVYYLATVKVSPADAAFLRPEMTTHVKIVLTEKSDVLTVPNAAIKFEKGRQIAYIAAKGSRSVKKVQLKLGIRGEERTEVLSGVAEGTELATKLVLPTAPKNGAAKNASGSRP; this is translated from the coding sequence CACAGGTTCTCGAGACAGGACGGGTGGAAAAGGGCAATATCCGGGGCGTGCTTGTCGAAACCGGGATCATCAAATCCCAGGTGGGGGCGGTGGTGAAAATCGGCGCCCGGGCCACAGGCAGACTGGATAAAATGCTCGTCAAGGTGGGAGACCGGGTCAAGGCCGGACAATTTATCGCCAAAATAGACGACCGGGAAACCCTGAAAGCGATCGATCAGCAGAAGGCCGCCCTGCGCGTCGCCCAAAGCACCCTGGCGCAGACCAAACTTACCTACCCGCAGAAAATAAAGGAGGCGGAGGCGAATCGGAGCTACGCCCGCATCGCCTACGAGCGCCAGCAGGAACTGCTCAAAAAGGAATACACTACAAAAGATGCGCTGGACCGGGCGCAGAATCAATCCCTGGCGGCGGAGGCGGTTTTGCAGCGGCTCAAAGAGGAGTTCGTCACGCAAGAGCAGATCGCCAACTCCACGATCAAAGAAATAACGGCCCAGCTCGAACAGCAGGAGATCCGGCTTTCCTATACGCGCATCTATTCGCCGCTCGCCGGGATCGTCGCCGATGTCACCGGGCAGGAGGGCGAAACGATCGTCGCCGGTCTTCAGGTCGCCAACCTCGTTACGGTTCTCGATCCGACGCGACTCGAAATGTGGACTTATATTGACGAAACCGATGTCGGCCGGGCAAAAAATGGGCAGATGGTCGAATACACCGTCGATACCTTCCCCGACCGCACCTTCGCCAGTTCAATCGAGAGAATCAACCCCCAGCCGGTCGTCAAGGACAACATCGTTTATTACCTCGCAACGGTGAAAGTCTCCCCCGCCGACGCGGCCTTCCTCCGTCCGGAGATGACAACCCATGTGAAGATCGTCCTGACCGAAAAGTCAGACGTGCTGACGGTTCCGAACGCCGCGATCAAATTCGAAAAAGGACGTCAGATCGCATATATAGCAGCGAAAGGTTCCCGGTCCGTCAAAAAGGTGCAGTTGAAGCTCGGAATCCGCGGCGAAGAGCGCACCGAGGTTCTCTCCGGGGTTGCCGAGGGAACCGAACTTGCGACAAAACTCGTCCTGCCGACCGCGCCCAAGAACGGCGCTGCTAAAAACGCGAGT